A genomic window from Pseudomonas leptonychotis includes:
- the eno gene encoding phosphopyruvate hydratase — MAKIVDIKGREVLDSRGNPTVEADVILDGGIMGSACAPSGASTGSREALELRDGDKSRYLGKGVLKAVANINGPIRDLLLGKDAIDQKALDLAMIALDGTENKGSLGANAILAVSLAAAKAAAQAKGVPLYAHIADLNGTPGVYSMPVPMMNIINGGEHADNNVDIQEFMVQPVGAKTFSDALRMGTEIFHHLKAVLKARGLSTSVGDEGGFAPNLASNEDALAAIAEAVANAGYTLGDDVTLALDCASSEFFKEGKYDLAGEGKVFDAAGFADYLAGLSERYPIISIEDGMDESDWAGWKILTDKIGSKVQLVGDDLFVTNTKILKRGIDESIGNSILIKFNQIGTLTETLEAIQMAKAAGYTAVISHRSGETEDSTIADLAVGTAAGQIKTGSLCRSDRVSKYNQLLRIEEQLGAKAPYKGRGEFSG; from the coding sequence ATGGCAAAGATCGTCGACATCAAAGGCCGTGAGGTTCTCGATTCCCGTGGTAACCCGACTGTGGAAGCCGATGTAATTCTCGACGGCGGCATTATGGGCAGCGCCTGCGCGCCGTCCGGTGCCTCCACCGGTTCGCGTGAAGCGCTGGAATTGCGTGATGGCGACAAGAGCCGTTACTTGGGCAAGGGCGTACTGAAAGCCGTGGCCAATATCAATGGCCCGATCCGCGATTTGCTGCTGGGTAAAGATGCCATTGACCAGAAAGCTCTGGATTTGGCGATGATTGCCCTCGACGGTACCGAGAACAAAGGCTCCCTGGGTGCCAACGCCATCCTCGCTGTGTCCTTGGCTGCTGCCAAAGCGGCTGCTCAGGCTAAAGGCGTACCGTTGTATGCACACATCGCTGACCTGAACGGCACGCCAGGCGTTTACTCGATGCCGGTACCGATGATGAACATCATCAACGGTGGTGAGCATGCCGATAACAACGTCGACATCCAAGAGTTCATGGTGCAGCCGGTTGGCGCCAAGACCTTCTCCGATGCACTGCGTATGGGCACTGAGATTTTCCACCACCTCAAAGCGGTGCTGAAGGCCCGTGGCCTGAGCACCTCGGTGGGTGATGAAGGTGGTTTCGCGCCAAACCTGGCGTCCAACGAAGACGCTCTGGCGGCTATCGCTGAAGCTGTGGCCAATGCCGGTTACACCCTGGGTGATGACGTCACCCTGGCTCTGGACTGCGCTTCCAGCGAGTTCTTCAAAGAGGGTAAGTACGACCTGGCTGGCGAAGGCAAAGTCTTCGATGCTGCAGGTTTTGCTGACTACCTGGCCGGTTTGTCCGAGCGTTACCCGATCATCTCCATCGAAGACGGTATGGATGAGTCCGACTGGGCTGGCTGGAAAATCCTCACCGACAAGATCGGCAGCAAGGTGCAGCTGGTCGGCGACGACCTGTTCGTCACCAACACCAAGATTCTCAAGCGCGGTATCGATGAGTCGATCGGCAACTCGATCCTGATCAAATTCAATCAGATCGGCACTCTGACCGAGACCCTGGAAGCCATCCAGATGGCCAAGGCGGCAGGTTACACCGCGGTGATCTCGCACCGTTCCGGTGAGACCGAAGACAGCACCATCGCCGACCTGGCTGTAGGTACTGCGGCTGGTCAGATCAAGACCGGTTCGTTGTGCCGTTCGGATCGCGTGTCCAAGTACAACCAGTTGTTGCGTATCGAAGAGCAGCTTGGTGCTAAAGCTCCGTACAAAGGCCGCGGCGAGTTCAGTGGCTAA
- the kdsA gene encoding 3-deoxy-8-phosphooctulonate synthase, with translation MTQKTIKVGSIEIANDKPFVLFGGINVIESRDLAMRACEEYVRVTEKLGIPYVFKASFDKANRSSVTSFRGPGLEEGMKVFEEIKKTFGVPVITDVHEPEQAQPVADVCDIIQLPAFLSRQTDLVVAMAKTGAVINIKKAQFLAPQEMKHILAKCKEAGNDQLILCERGSSFGYNNLVVDMLGFGIMKQTNYPVFFDVTHALQTPGGRADSAGGRRAQVTDLAKAGMSQGLAGLFLEAHPDPDNAKCDGPCALRLDKLEPFLTQLKQLDDLIKSFAPIETA, from the coding sequence ATGACCCAGAAGACCATCAAAGTCGGCAGCATTGAAATCGCCAACGACAAACCCTTCGTGCTGTTCGGTGGGATCAACGTTATTGAGTCCCGCGATCTGGCTATGCGCGCTTGTGAAGAGTACGTGCGTGTCACCGAGAAACTCGGTATCCCCTATGTATTCAAGGCCAGCTTCGACAAGGCTAATCGCTCGTCCGTGACCTCGTTCCGTGGCCCTGGCCTGGAAGAAGGCATGAAGGTCTTTGAAGAGATCAAAAAAACCTTCGGCGTACCGGTGATCACCGATGTGCATGAGCCTGAGCAGGCTCAGCCTGTGGCCGATGTCTGCGACATCATTCAGTTGCCGGCCTTTCTTTCACGGCAGACCGATCTGGTGGTGGCTATGGCCAAGACCGGCGCGGTGATCAACATCAAGAAAGCCCAGTTTCTCGCGCCCCAGGAAATGAAGCACATCCTGGCCAAGTGCAAAGAAGCGGGTAATGACCAGCTGATTCTTTGCGAGCGCGGCAGTTCCTTCGGGTACAACAACCTGGTGGTGGATATGCTCGGCTTCGGCATCATGAAGCAGACCAACTATCCGGTGTTTTTCGATGTGACCCATGCGTTACAAACGCCGGGCGGTCGCGCCGATTCGGCGGGTGGACGCCGTGCCCAGGTCACTGATTTGGCTAAAGCGGGCATGAGCCAAGGCCTAGCCGGCTTGTTCCTCGAAGCCCATCCGGACCCGGACAATGCCAAATGTGACGGCCCTTGTGCCCTGCGTTTGGATAAGTTGGAGCCGTTCCTCACTCAGCTCAAACAGCTGGATGATTTGATCAAGAGTTTTGCGCCGATTGAGACTGCCTGA
- a CDS encoding CTP synthase, which produces MTRYIFVTGGVVSSLGKGIASASLAAILEARGLKVTMLKLDPYINVDPGTMSPFQHGEVFVTHDGAETDLDLGHYERFIRTTMTKSNNFTTGRVYEDVLRRERRGDYLGATIQVIPHITDEIKRRIIKGAGDADVAMVEIGGTVGDIESQPFLEAIRQLRVEVGAKRAMLMHLTLVPYIATAGETKTKPTQHSVKELRSIGLQPDVLICRSDHPIDISSRRKIALFTNVEERAVISLEDVDTIYKIPGVLHAQGLDDFVVERFGLECNGADLSEWDRVVDAKLNPEHEVTIAMVGKYMELLDAYKSLIEAMSHAGIQNRTKVNLRYIDSEDIENKGTGLLEGVDAILVPGGFGLRGVEGKIKTVQFARENKIPYLGICLGMQVAVIEFARNVLGWTDANSTEFDTASQHPVVGLITEWQDATGVTEQRTDASDLGGTMRLGAQDCQLLSGSSVHQCYDKDVIVERHRHRYEVNNNLLPQLIEAGLKVTGRSGDGALVEVVEAPEHPWFVACQFHPEFTSTPRDGHPLFSGFVNAALAQKARNA; this is translated from the coding sequence ATGACGCGCTACATATTCGTCACGGGTGGTGTTGTTTCTTCCTTGGGGAAAGGCATCGCCTCGGCTTCATTGGCGGCTATCCTGGAGGCGCGGGGCCTGAAGGTCACGATGCTCAAGCTGGATCCCTACATCAACGTCGATCCGGGCACCATGAGCCCGTTCCAGCACGGTGAGGTGTTCGTCACTCACGATGGCGCTGAGACTGACCTTGATCTGGGCCACTACGAGCGGTTTATCCGCACCACGATGACCAAGAGCAACAACTTCACCACCGGTCGCGTCTACGAAGACGTGCTGCGCCGCGAGCGCCGTGGTGATTACCTGGGTGCGACCATTCAGGTCATCCCGCACATCACCGACGAAATCAAGCGCCGCATCATCAAGGGTGCGGGCGACGCTGATGTAGCCATGGTCGAGATCGGCGGCACGGTGGGTGACATCGAATCGCAGCCGTTCCTCGAAGCCATCCGCCAGTTGCGCGTGGAAGTGGGTGCCAAGCGCGCCATGCTGATGCACCTGACCTTGGTGCCGTACATCGCCACCGCTGGCGAGACTAAAACCAAGCCTACTCAGCATTCGGTTAAAGAACTGCGTTCCATCGGCCTGCAGCCGGATGTGCTGATCTGCCGCTCCGATCACCCGATCGATATCTCCTCGCGGCGCAAGATCGCGCTGTTCACCAACGTTGAAGAGCGTGCGGTGATTTCCCTGGAAGACGTCGACACCATCTATAAGATTCCGGGTGTGCTGCATGCCCAGGGCCTGGATGATTTCGTCGTTGAGCGCTTTGGCCTGGAATGCAACGGTGCCGACCTGTCCGAGTGGGACCGTGTGGTGGATGCCAAACTCAATCCGGAACACGAAGTCACCATCGCCATGGTCGGTAAGTACATGGAGCTGCTGGATGCTTATAAGTCGCTGATCGAAGCGATGAGCCATGCCGGTATCCAGAACCGCACCAAGGTCAACCTGCGCTATATCGACTCTGAAGACATCGAGAACAAAGGCACTGGCCTGCTCGAAGGCGTAGATGCCATCCTGGTTCCGGGTGGCTTCGGTCTGCGCGGTGTGGAAGGCAAGATCAAGACCGTGCAATTCGCTCGTGAGAACAAAATTCCTTACCTGGGTATCTGCCTCGGCATGCAGGTGGCTGTGATCGAATTCGCCCGCAACGTGTTGGGCTGGACGGATGCTAACTCCACTGAATTCGACACCGCCAGTCAGCATCCCGTGGTCGGTTTGATCACCGAATGGCAGGACGCTACTGGTGTGACCGAACAGCGCACCGACGCCTCCGACTTGGGCGGTACCATGCGCCTGGGTGCCCAGGATTGCCAGTTGCTCAGCGGTTCGAGCGTGCACCAGTGCTATGACAAGGATGTAATCGTCGAGCGCCATCGTCATCGCTATGAAGTGAATAACAACTTGTTGCCGCAGCTGATCGAGGCTGGCCTCAAGGTTACCGGTCGCTCCGGCGACGGTGCATTGGTTGAAGTGGTCGAGGCACCTGAACATCCATGGTTTGTGGCCTGCCAGTTCCACCCGGAGTTCACCTCCACCCCGCGTGATGGCCACCCGTTGTTCAGTGGCTTTGTCAACGCGGCTCTGGCTCAGAAGGCGCGCAACGCATGA
- the tilS gene encoding tRNA lysidine(34) synthetase TilS, producing the protein MSLSARLLGSLAPWRAAPAWHIALSGGLDSTVLLHLLAGLAQREALPPLCAIHIHHGLQAAADAWPAHCRELCAALSVPLHIEHVQVAPGASLERAARDARYGAFATALGVDEVLLTAQHRDDQAETLLFRLLRGAGVQGLSAMPAQRVLGAGQLVRPLLNCSRAELQAYATAHRLRWVDDPSNTDERFSRNYLRRQVLPALLSRWPQAGANMARSAAYLSEAGQLLDELAQQDLAGAEVAAELAWLPVPSLALPALRGLGEARQRNALRYWLRPFTTMPDSGHWAGWQALREAAADASPVWRLAEGELRRGDERLWWLSGDWLRTPPRLAQPVCAEQIVQLPGNGHVQIRGALPAGNWQLAYRQGGEQMLLAGRGRRDLKRVLNERRLPTFVRDRLPLLLLDGQVMALANLSGLHGPADGRWQLHWQPPTSDQGLS; encoded by the coding sequence ATGAGCCTGAGCGCCAGGCTGCTGGGATCTCTAGCGCCCTGGCGCGCAGCGCCGGCTTGGCACATCGCCTTGTCTGGCGGGCTGGATTCCACGGTGTTGTTGCATTTGCTGGCCGGCCTCGCGCAACGTGAGGCGTTGCCGCCACTTTGCGCCATTCATATTCATCACGGTCTGCAGGCTGCGGCTGATGCCTGGCCGGCACATTGCCGTGAGTTGTGTGCGGCCTTGTCCGTGCCGTTGCACATCGAGCATGTGCAGGTTGCTCCGGGTGCCAGCCTTGAACGTGCCGCACGCGATGCTCGCTACGGCGCTTTTGCAACGGCGCTGGGTGTTGATGAGGTGTTGCTGACTGCACAGCACCGTGATGATCAGGCGGAAACCTTGTTGTTTCGCTTGTTACGCGGCGCGGGGGTGCAGGGCTTATCCGCTATGCCCGCGCAGCGCGTGTTGGGGGCGGGGCAGTTGGTGCGGCCATTGCTGAATTGCTCGCGTGCCGAATTACAGGCCTATGCCACTGCCCATCGCTTGAGGTGGGTCGATGATCCGTCGAATACCGATGAGCGTTTCTCGCGCAATTATCTACGCCGTCAGGTGTTGCCTGCACTGCTCAGTCGTTGGCCGCAGGCCGGTGCCAATATGGCCCGCAGTGCTGCGTACTTGAGTGAGGCGGGGCAGTTACTCGATGAGCTGGCGCAGCAAGATCTGGCTGGCGCTGAAGTGGCGGCCGAGCTCGCCTGGTTGCCTGTGCCAAGCCTGGCGTTGCCTGCGCTGCGCGGTCTAGGTGAGGCGCGTCAGCGAAATGCGCTGCGTTACTGGCTGCGCCCGTTCACGACCATGCCCGACAGCGGGCATTGGGCCGGTTGGCAGGCGTTACGTGAGGCGGCTGCGGATGCGTCCCCCGTCTGGCGTCTGGCCGAGGGCGAATTGCGTCGTGGCGATGAACGCCTATGGTGGTTAAGCGGAGACTGGTTGCGTACGCCGCCGCGTTTGGCGCAGCCAGTGTGTGCGGAGCAGATTGTGCAACTACCCGGTAATGGCCATGTGCAGATTCGCGGCGCGCTGCCGGCGGGCAACTGGCAGCTGGCCTATCGCCAGGGCGGCGAGCAGATGCTGTTGGCAGGGCGTGGGCGGCGCGATCTGAAACGTGTGCTCAACGAACGGCGGCTGCCGACCTTTGTGCGTGATCGCTTGCCATTGTTGCTGCTGGACGGCCAAGTTATGGCATTGGCCAACCTGTCAGGTTTGCACGGTCCAGCCGATGGCCGTTGGCAATTACATTGGCAGCCGCCGACCAGCGATCAAGGTTTGAGCTGA
- a CDS encoding acetyl-CoA carboxylase carboxyltransferase subunit alpha has protein sequence MNPNFLDFEQPIADLQAKIEELRLVGNDNSLNINDEIARLQDKSSTLTESIFGNLSSWQIAQLARHPRRPYTLDYVQHIFTEFDELHGDRHFSDDAALVGGVARLDGEPVMVIGHQKGREIREKVRRNFGMPRPEGYRKACRLMEMAERFKMPILTFIDTPGAYPGIDAEERNQSEAIAWNLRVMARLKTPIIATVIGEGGSGGALAIGVCDQLNMLQYSTYSVISPEGCASILWKTAEKAPDAAEAMGITAERLKGLGIVDQVIGEPLGGAHSDPAAAAESVRQALRTQLEMLKTFDTDTLLKRRYDRLMSYGIA, from the coding sequence ATGAACCCGAATTTTCTCGATTTCGAACAGCCGATCGCCGACCTGCAAGCCAAGATCGAAGAGCTTCGCCTGGTCGGTAACGACAACTCGTTGAACATCAATGATGAAATCGCCCGCCTGCAGGATAAGAGCAGCACCCTGACCGAAAGCATTTTCGGCAACCTGAGCAGCTGGCAGATCGCCCAGTTGGCGCGCCACCCGCGTCGCCCTTACACCCTGGATTACGTGCAACACATCTTTACCGAATTCGATGAGCTGCATGGCGACCGGCATTTCTCCGATGACGCCGCTCTGGTCGGCGGTGTTGCCCGTCTGGACGGTGAACCGGTGATGGTCATCGGCCACCAGAAAGGCCGCGAGATTCGTGAAAAAGTACGCCGTAACTTCGGCATGCCGCGCCCTGAAGGCTATCGCAAAGCCTGTCGTTTGATGGAAATGGCTGAGCGTTTCAAGATGCCGATCCTGACTTTTATCGACACGCCGGGCGCCTACCCGGGTATCGACGCTGAAGAGCGCAACCAAAGCGAAGCGATTGCCTGGAACCTAAGGGTGATGGCGCGGCTGAAGACGCCAATCATCGCCACCGTGATTGGTGAGGGTGGTTCGGGCGGCGCGTTGGCGATTGGCGTGTGTGATCAGCTCAACATGCTGCAGTACTCCACCTACTCAGTCATTTCGCCGGAAGGTTGCGCCTCGATACTGTGGAAAACTGCAGAAAAGGCGCCGGATGCTGCTGAGGCCATGGGCATTACCGCTGAACGCCTGAAAGGTTTGGGTATTGTCGATCAGGTCATTGGTGAGCCACTCGGTGGCGCACACAGCGACCCGGCTGCGGCTGCCGAGTCAGTGCGTCAGGCGTTGCGGACGCAGTTGGAAATGCTCAAGACCTTCGATACCGATACGTTGCTCAAGCGTCGTTATGACCGTTTGATGAGCTACGGCATCGCTTAG
- the dnaE gene encoding DNA polymerase III subunit alpha: MTASFVHLRLHTEYSLVDGLVRVKPLIKSVAAAGMPAVAVTDMSNMCSLVKFYKAAMGGGIKPICGADIWLASAEEDGPLSRMTLLAMNAKGYRNLTELVSRGWSEGQSNDLVIIQRDWVKAAAEGLIALSGAKEGEVGHALLGGESAVAEALLREWMAVFPERFYLEVQRTNRVNDEEHVHAAVALADKLGAPLVATNDVRFIKEDDFAAHETRVCIGEGRSLDDPRRLRTYSDQQYLKTPEEMAELFSDLPEALENTIEIAKRCNIEVQLGKYFLPDFPVPDGLTMDEYFRQVSFEGLEERLAVLWPKDTTPNYEEKRQVYIDRLNFELDIIIQMGFPGYFLIVMDFIKWAKNNGVPVGPGRGSGAGSLVAYVQKITDLDPLAYDLLFERFLNPERVSMPDFDVDFCMDGRDRVIDYVAEKYGRNAVSQIITFGTMAAKAVVRDVARAQGKSYGLADRLSKMIPFEVGMTLEKAYEMEEPLRDFLKVDEDAREIWEMSLKLEGICRGTGKHAGGVVIAPTKLTDFSPIACDDEGGGLVTQFDKDDVESAGLVKFDFLGLRTLTIIKWAMETINREQAKQGLPDLNIDFIPLDDKPTYQMLQRAETTAVFQLESRGMKELIKKLKPDCLEDMIALVALFRPGPLQSGMVDDFINRKHGREPISYPHQDYQYAGLEPVLKPTYGIILYQEQVMQIAQVMAGYTLGGADMLRRAMGKKKPEEMAKQRGGFIEGCTNNGIDANLSGNIFDLVEKFAGYGFNKSHSAAYGLLSYQTAWLKAHHSAAFMAAVLSADMHNTDKVVTLIEECRSMKLRLDAPDVNVSEFKFTVNNEGWIIYGLGAIKGVGEGPVEAIVEARQAGPFKDLFDFCSRVDLKRINKRTLEALIRSGALDRLGPHFHEELKAYKANIDRNRAVLLTAMEEAVQAAEQTARSHDSGHMDLFGGVFADTEADVYRNHLRARELTLKERLKGEKDTLGLYLTGHPIDEYEGEVRRFARQRIVDLKAARGDQTIAGLVVNLRVMKNKKGDKMGFITLDDRSGRIEASLFAEAFNSAQALLQTDALVVVEGEVSNDDFSGGLRLRAKRVMSLEEARTGLADSLRLKVASNVLQGDRLRWLADLCGKHKGACPITVDYSGNDAKALLQFGEGWRIEPADSLIQALRDQFGKDNVFLHYR, translated from the coding sequence ATGACCGCCTCGTTCGTCCACCTGCGTTTGCACACCGAGTATTCCCTGGTCGACGGTCTGGTGCGGGTCAAACCATTGATCAAATCAGTGGCGGCGGCCGGTATGCCGGCGGTGGCGGTCACCGACATGAGCAATATGTGTTCGTTGGTGAAGTTCTATAAGGCGGCCATGGGCGGTGGTATCAAACCGATCTGCGGTGCCGATATCTGGTTGGCGAGTGCTGAAGAAGACGGCCCACTGAGCCGTATGACCCTGTTGGCAATGAATGCCAAGGGTTACCGCAACCTCACCGAGCTGGTTTCGCGTGGCTGGAGCGAAGGGCAGAGCAATGATCTGGTGATCATTCAGCGTGACTGGGTCAAAGCCGCAGCCGAAGGCCTAATTGCCCTGTCCGGCGCCAAGGAGGGTGAGGTGGGGCATGCCTTGCTCGGTGGTGAGTCAGCGGTGGCCGAAGCCTTGCTGCGTGAGTGGATGGCGGTGTTCCCGGAGCGTTTCTACCTGGAAGTGCAGCGCACCAATAGGGTCAACGATGAAGAGCATGTTCATGCGGCTGTAGCGTTGGCCGACAAGCTCGGCGCGCCGTTGGTGGCGACCAACGATGTACGCTTTATCAAAGAAGATGACTTTGCCGCCCACGAAACCCGTGTGTGCATCGGCGAGGGCCGCAGCCTGGATGACCCGCGTCGGTTGCGTACCTATTCCGATCAGCAATACCTAAAAACCCCTGAGGAAATGGCCGAGCTGTTCAGTGACCTGCCCGAGGCGCTGGAAAACACTATCGAAATTGCCAAGCGCTGCAATATCGAGGTGCAGCTGGGCAAGTACTTCCTGCCGGACTTCCCCGTGCCTGACGGCCTGACCATGGACGAGTACTTCCGCCAAGTCTCCTTCGAGGGGCTGGAGGAGCGTCTGGCCGTGCTTTGGCCGAAAGACACCACACCGAACTATGAAGAGAAGCGTCAGGTATACATTGATCGGTTGAATTTCGAGCTGGATATCATCATCCAGATGGGCTTTCCCGGTTACTTTCTGATCGTAATGGACTTCATCAAGTGGGCGAAGAATAACGGCGTGCCGGTGGGCCCAGGCCGTGGCTCAGGTGCCGGTTCGCTGGTGGCCTATGTGCAGAAGATCACCGACCTCGATCCGCTGGCCTATGACCTGCTGTTCGAACGTTTTCTCAATCCGGAACGGGTATCCATGCCCGACTTTGACGTCGACTTCTGCATGGACGGCCGTGACCGCGTCATCGACTACGTAGCGGAGAAATACGGCCGTAATGCGGTCAGTCAGATCATCACCTTCGGTACCATGGCGGCCAAGGCGGTGGTGCGTGACGTGGCGCGGGCGCAGGGCAAGTCCTACGGACTGGCCGATCGTTTGTCGAAGATGATCCCCTTCGAAGTCGGCATGACCCTGGAAAAAGCCTACGAGATGGAGGAGCCGCTGCGCGACTTCCTCAAGGTTGACGAAGATGCCCGGGAAATCTGGGAAATGTCGCTCAAGCTCGAAGGCATCTGCCGCGGTACCGGTAAGCATGCCGGTGGTGTGGTGATCGCGCCGACCAAACTGACAGACTTTTCGCCGATTGCCTGTGATGACGAGGGCGGTGGCCTGGTTACCCAGTTCGATAAAGATGATGTGGAATCTGCCGGTCTGGTGAAGTTCGACTTCCTCGGTCTGCGGACTCTGACGATCATCAAGTGGGCGATGGAAACCATCAACCGCGAGCAAGCCAAGCAGGGCTTGCCGGATTTGAACATCGATTTTATCCCGCTGGATGACAAGCCGACCTACCAGATGCTGCAACGTGCCGAGACCACGGCGGTGTTCCAGCTTGAATCGCGGGGCATGAAAGAGCTGATCAAAAAGCTCAAGCCGGACTGTCTGGAGGACATGATCGCCTTGGTGGCGCTGTTCCGTCCGGGTCCGTTGCAGTCGGGCATGGTGGACGACTTTATCAACCGCAAACACGGCCGCGAGCCGATTTCCTACCCGCATCAAGACTATCAATATGCGGGTTTGGAACCGGTGCTCAAACCGACTTACGGCATCATCCTGTATCAGGAACAGGTGATGCAGATTGCTCAGGTGATGGCCGGCTATACCCTCGGTGGTGCGGACATGCTGCGCCGGGCCATGGGTAAGAAAAAGCCTGAAGAAATGGCCAAGCAGCGTGGCGGTTTTATCGAGGGCTGCACGAACAACGGCATCGACGCGAACCTGTCGGGCAACATTTTCGACCTGGTGGAAAAGTTCGCCGGCTACGGCTTTAACAAGTCGCACTCAGCGGCTTATGGCCTGCTTTCGTATCAGACCGCCTGGCTTAAAGCGCACCACTCGGCGGCCTTTATGGCGGCGGTGTTGTCGGCGGACATGCACAACACCGACAAGGTCGTGACCCTGATCGAGGAGTGCCGCAGCATGAAGCTGCGCCTCGATGCGCCGGATGTGAATGTCTCCGAGTTCAAGTTCACGGTTAATAACGAAGGCTGGATTATTTATGGCCTAGGTGCGATCAAGGGGGTCGGCGAGGGGCCGGTCGAGGCGATCGTCGAGGCGCGCCAAGCAGGTCCGTTCAAGGATTTGTTCGATTTCTGTTCGCGGGTTGACCTCAAACGCATCAATAAGCGCACGCTGGAAGCGCTGATTCGCAGCGGTGCGCTGGACCGTCTCGGTCCGCACTTTCATGAAGAGCTGAAGGCCTACAAAGCCAATATCGACCGTAATCGCGCGGTGCTGCTGACGGCGATGGAAGAAGCGGTGCAGGCGGCTGAGCAGACCGCGCGCAGCCACGATAGCGGCCATATGGATCTGTTTGGCGGCGTGTTTGCTGATACCGAGGCCGATGTTTATCGCAATCACTTGCGCGCCCGTGAGCTGACGCTTAAAGAGCGTCTCAAGGGCGAGAAAGACACCCTCGGCCTGTACCTTACTGGTCACCCGATTGATGAGTACGAAGGCGAGGTACGGCGTTTTGCCCGCCAGCGTATCGTCGACCTTAAAGCGGCGCGTGGTGATCAGACCATTGCTGGGCTGGTGGTCAATCTGCGGGTGATGAAAAACAAGAAGGGCGACAAGATGGGCTTTATCACCCTTGATGATCGCTCCGGGCGCATTGAGGCTTCGTTGTTCGCTGAAGCGTTCAACAGTGCGCAAGCACTGTTGCAGACCGATGCCCTGGTGGTGGTCGAGGGCGAGGTGAGCAACGACGATTTTTCCGGCGGCCTGCGTCTGCGCGCCAAACGGGTGATGAGCCTGGAAGAGGCGCGTACCGGTCTGGCCGACAGCCTGCGTCTGAAAGTCGCCAGCAACGTCTTGCAGGGCGACCGTCTGCGTTGGCTGGCGGATTTGTGCGGCAAGCACAAAGGCGCGTGTCCGATTACCGTTGATTACAGCGGTAACGATGCCAAGGCACTGTTGCAGTTCGGCGAAGGTTGGCGAATCGAACCGGCGGACAGCCTGATTCAGGCATTGCGTGACCAGTTCGGTAAAGACAACGTCTTTTTGCACTACCGCTGA
- the rnhB gene encoding ribonuclease HII, translated as MQLGLDFTLVQELVAGVDEVGRGPLCGAVVTAAVILDPARPILGLNDSKKLTEARREKLFDEICEKALAWCIARAEVEEIDKLNILHATMLAMQRAVEGLSVTPKLALIDGNRCPVLQVPSAAVIKGDSQVPAIAAASILAKVSRDREMQLLDAQYPGYGIAGHKGYPTPVHLEALRRLGPTPIHRRSFGPVKALLET; from the coding sequence ATGCAACTTGGACTGGATTTCACCTTGGTGCAGGAGCTGGTTGCCGGGGTTGATGAAGTGGGGCGTGGTCCGCTCTGCGGTGCAGTGGTGACGGCGGCGGTAATTCTTGATCCGGCGCGGCCGATTCTGGGTCTGAACGACTCAAAAAAGCTGACTGAGGCGCGCCGCGAAAAGCTCTTCGACGAGATCTGCGAGAAGGCCCTGGCTTGGTGTATTGCCCGCGCCGAGGTAGAGGAAATCGATAAGCTGAATATCCTCCACGCCACCATGCTGGCCATGCAGCGCGCGGTCGAGGGCCTGAGTGTGACGCCCAAATTAGCGCTAATTGATGGCAACCGCTGCCCTGTATTGCAGGTGCCTAGCGCCGCCGTGATCAAGGGTGATAGTCAGGTGCCGGCGATTGCTGCCGCATCAATTCTGGCCAAGGTCAGCCGCGACCGCGAGATGCAGCTGCTCGATGCGCAGTACCCTGGTTATGGCATAGCCGGACACAAGGGTTATCCGACCCCAGTGCACCTTGAAGCACTGCGTCGCCTGGGGCCGACTCCAATTCACCGGCGCTCGTTCGGCCCGGTCAAGGCGCTGTTGGAGACGTAG